In a single window of the Bradyrhizobium sp. ORS 285 genome:
- a CDS encoding PAS domain S-box protein yields MMSAPPTTAARTSSIRFESILKNSGRVILVGMGLTVLAAFGAAFLQFWYNDRISAERFDTLTARVAVQIQRQVATYEYGLRGARGAVLAAGDDLSRERFRRYAASRTLDEEFKGARGFGFVRIVPRELTGAFLESAKSEERPDFTIRKLGDNPGSHFVIQYVEPEAPNAAAVGLDIGSEARRREAALAAIDTGRAQLTAPITLVQASGKQARSFLFLLPVYRQDQPIGTLEQRRAAAIGWTYAPLIVDDVLSGLPSVNEDISLAIADRATGETTPFYSTSNAAPSDDGQTRQVSLDVYGREWNIKTRALPPFLAQLHLINPALTGSAVLIVGLLLTALLHLHLSELRRREFAWSERSRLADIVAQSNEAIIGVTLSGAVTDWNPAAEQLFGYAASEALGRNLASLIVPEHLMTQYENTIRLVLDKAAPVRLVTQRRTRDGQLLDMVVNRSLLRSENGTIVGFGTSALDITSFVRTQNELKELNNSLEAQVRQRTLELRASSTLKSAILEHSNYPVIATDHSGIISIFNPAAERLLGYQAEELVGRRSAAVLHDPEEIEARATELSDKLGRRIKPRLDVVVAEARHTHSEIRDWTYISRAGKRIPVRLSLSRLRSESGEELGFLAIAVDLTAQLEHERRIAESEARYRLLAENTTDVIVLLRDATDERLYVSPSVFSNLGYTAPEFEALDRKQLVHPDDLGQLVEKRALLRAGETSVTSVHRIKHKGGYWIWVEVIYTRLAPESVTSPDTLVVIRNVTDRHLQSVELRKAKDVAEAAAQCLEASEARYRLLADNSSDMIFQLDRDLVRRYVSPASLELLGYEAMEIIGTRPIGQVHPDDAERVSKIFQSLLEGEVENATITNRIRHRDGHWVWVEATLRALKDPSNGNVSGVLGSLRDISRRKAIEEELEAAKKAAEDAARAKGEFLAAMSHELRTPLNGIIGFARLILESQSPTDAATERHVRLIHGASQSLLSIVNDVLDVSKLEENRLELDPRDFEIRSLVSSTLELLQQEARTKQLSLRAEIAPEVPEYLVGDDNRLRQVLMNLVSNALKFTAHGSVLVTVSDRGGSPEHARMRVSVRDTGIGISEAARPRIFQKFSQVDGSIARGYGGSGLGLSICKRLIELMGGTIDFLSREGEGSEFWFDVALPVGARAAGPATLPPESDAAGHGPPADILLAEDNPVNQELALSIIGQWGHRIDVVSNGADAVDAVRRKDYDIILMDVQMPVMDGVEATSRIRAFGGPYATMPIIAMTAAVLVNQIESFKQAGMTDHIGKPFEPHQLQRMIDHWVACRSHESSGTDLLPPMIQSVPLAPEMPPVTVDDCILDEGVFAELSSIIGEGKAKNLAQKFAADLARRFVDVTNQKVIRNDAHTIASSAGALGFRNLSACARRLEYACDGQSDLAGQMEELQDWRRRVGEFIGERFSA; encoded by the coding sequence ATGATGTCTGCGCCGCCGACCACGGCCGCCCGGACGTCCTCGATTCGCTTCGAATCCATCTTGAAGAATTCTGGCCGCGTTATCCTCGTCGGCATGGGGTTGACCGTTCTGGCGGCCTTTGGCGCCGCATTCCTGCAGTTTTGGTACAATGACAGGATTTCCGCCGAGCGTTTCGACACGCTGACCGCCAGAGTCGCGGTTCAGATCCAGCGTCAAGTCGCAACGTATGAGTACGGCCTTCGCGGTGCCCGCGGGGCCGTTCTCGCAGCCGGCGATGACCTGTCGCGCGAACGGTTTCGCCGCTACGCGGCGTCGAGGACGCTCGATGAGGAATTCAAGGGAGCGCGCGGCTTTGGCTTCGTCAGGATTGTTCCTCGCGAGCTGACCGGTGCTTTTCTCGAGAGCGCGAAAAGCGAGGAGCGCCCAGACTTTACGATTCGGAAACTGGGAGACAATCCCGGCTCTCACTTCGTCATCCAATACGTCGAACCCGAAGCACCAAACGCCGCGGCGGTCGGCCTCGACATCGGGTCGGAAGCCCGCCGCCGCGAGGCGGCGTTGGCTGCGATCGATACCGGTCGCGCTCAGCTCACCGCACCGATCACTCTCGTACAGGCGTCCGGAAAGCAGGCCCGCAGTTTTCTGTTCCTGCTTCCGGTGTACCGACAAGATCAGCCTATCGGAACGCTGGAACAACGTCGGGCAGCTGCGATCGGATGGACCTACGCTCCGCTGATCGTCGACGACGTCCTCTCAGGTCTTCCTTCAGTCAACGAAGACATTTCACTTGCGATCGCCGACCGGGCGACAGGAGAGACAACACCGTTCTATTCCACGTCGAATGCGGCGCCGAGCGACGATGGACAGACCCGTCAGGTCTCGCTAGACGTTTACGGCCGAGAATGGAACATCAAAACGCGCGCGCTGCCGCCGTTTTTGGCGCAACTGCACCTCATCAACCCTGCGCTGACCGGCTCGGCCGTTCTCATCGTCGGACTGCTTCTGACCGCCTTGCTCCATTTGCACCTTTCGGAGCTGCGGCGCCGGGAATTTGCGTGGAGTGAACGGTCACGTCTCGCCGACATTGTCGCCCAATCGAACGAGGCGATCATCGGCGTGACACTCTCGGGCGCGGTGACGGACTGGAATCCCGCCGCCGAGCAATTGTTCGGCTACGCCGCCTCGGAAGCGTTGGGACGCAACCTCGCCAGCCTGATCGTACCCGAACACCTCATGACGCAATACGAGAATACAATTCGTCTCGTGCTCGACAAGGCCGCGCCGGTGCGGCTGGTGACTCAGCGCAGGACGCGAGATGGACAGCTGCTCGACATGGTGGTCAATCGCTCCCTCCTCCGCTCGGAGAACGGTACGATCGTCGGCTTCGGCACATCCGCCCTCGATATTACGTCCTTCGTCCGCACGCAGAACGAGTTGAAGGAGCTGAATAATTCTCTGGAGGCCCAGGTCAGGCAGAGGACATTGGAGCTTCGGGCCTCGTCCACCCTCAAGTCGGCCATTCTCGAACACTCGAACTATCCCGTCATCGCGACCGACCATTCCGGCATCATATCGATCTTCAATCCCGCCGCGGAGCGCTTGTTGGGATATCAGGCAGAAGAGCTCGTTGGCCGCAGATCTGCGGCCGTTCTGCATGACCCAGAAGAAATCGAGGCTCGTGCCACAGAACTGTCCGACAAGCTGGGGCGACGAATCAAGCCCAGGCTGGACGTCGTCGTGGCCGAGGCCCGCCATACACATTCCGAGATTCGGGACTGGACATACATCTCCCGCGCCGGAAAGCGAATCCCGGTCCGCCTGAGCTTGAGCCGATTGCGGTCGGAGAGCGGCGAAGAGCTGGGCTTCCTGGCAATCGCCGTCGACCTCACCGCTCAGTTGGAGCATGAACGCCGCATCGCCGAGAGTGAGGCTCGCTACCGCCTGCTGGCCGAGAACACCACGGACGTGATTGTTCTCCTCCGCGACGCCACCGATGAGCGTCTCTACGTGAGTCCGTCGGTCTTCAGCAATCTGGGATATACCGCGCCGGAATTCGAGGCGCTCGACCGCAAGCAGCTCGTGCATCCCGACGATCTGGGCCAGCTCGTCGAGAAGCGCGCATTGCTGCGTGCCGGAGAAACATCTGTCACAAGCGTTCACCGTATCAAGCACAAGGGTGGATACTGGATCTGGGTGGAGGTGATCTATACGCGGCTCGCTCCGGAGAGCGTAACGAGTCCAGACACGCTGGTCGTGATCCGCAACGTCACCGATCGCCATCTTCAGAGCGTGGAATTGCGCAAGGCCAAGGATGTCGCCGAAGCGGCCGCGCAGTGCCTGGAGGCGAGCGAGGCGCGCTATCGGCTGTTGGCGGACAACAGTTCCGATATGATTTTCCAGCTCGATCGCGACCTCGTCCGACGCTACGTATCGCCCGCCTCGCTCGAACTTCTCGGCTATGAGGCGATGGAGATCATTGGTACCAGGCCGATCGGTCAGGTTCACCCGGACGACGCCGAGCGGGTCTCGAAGATCTTTCAGTCGTTGCTCGAAGGAGAAGTCGAAAACGCGACGATCACCAATCGGATTCGCCACCGAGATGGGCATTGGGTATGGGTCGAGGCGACGTTGCGGGCCCTGAAAGATCCTTCGAACGGAAACGTCTCAGGCGTTCTCGGCTCGCTGCGAGATATCTCGCGCCGCAAAGCGATTGAAGAGGAGTTAGAAGCGGCCAAGAAGGCCGCGGAGGACGCCGCGCGCGCCAAGGGCGAGTTTCTCGCAGCCATGAGCCACGAACTGAGGACGCCGCTCAACGGCATCATCGGCTTTGCCCGGCTGATATTGGAAAGCCAGTCTCCGACGGACGCCGCGACCGAAAGGCATGTCCGGCTGATCCATGGCGCCAGCCAATCGCTGTTGTCGATCGTGAACGACGTGCTCGACGTCTCGAAACTTGAAGAAAACCGTCTTGAACTGGATCCTCGCGATTTTGAGATCCGCTCACTTGTCTCGAGTACCCTCGAACTCCTGCAGCAGGAGGCTCGCACAAAGCAACTGAGCTTGCGTGCCGAGATTGCGCCGGAGGTGCCTGAATATCTCGTCGGCGACGACAACCGTCTCAGGCAGGTCCTGATGAACCTCGTTTCGAACGCGCTGAAATTCACCGCCCACGGAAGCGTGCTGGTGACCGTATCGGATCGAGGCGGCAGTCCCGAACATGCGCGCATGCGTGTCAGCGTTCGCGACACCGGAATTGGCATTTCGGAAGCCGCGCGGCCTCGAATCTTCCAAAAGTTCAGCCAGGTCGACGGGTCGATCGCGCGCGGCTATGGCGGCAGCGGTCTGGGCCTCTCGATCTGCAAGCGCCTCATTGAACTGATGGGAGGCACCATCGATTTCCTCAGCCGAGAAGGTGAGGGATCCGAGTTCTGGTTCGATGTGGCTCTTCCGGTCGGTGCGCGTGCAGCAGGACCTGCGACGCTTCCGCCGGAGAGCGACGCTGCAGGTCATGGCCCTCCCGCCGACATTCTGCTCGCCGAAGACAACCCCGTGAACCAGGAGCTTGCGCTGTCCATCATCGGACAATGGGGTCATCGCATCGACGTCGTGTCCAATGGCGCCGATGCTGTCGATGCGGTCCGGCGCAAGGATTACGATATTATCTTGATGGACGTGCAGATGCCGGTGATGGACGGCGTCGAGGCGACGAGCCGCATTCGCGCTTTCGGGGGCCCATACGCGACGATGCCGATCATCGCGATGACTGCGGCGGTTCTGGTCAATCAGATCGAGAGTTTCAAGCAGGCCGGCATGACCGATCATATCGGCAAGCCTTTCGAACCGCATCAATTGCAGCGGATGATCGATCATTGGGTTGCTTGTCGAAGCCACGAATCGTCTGGCACGGATTTGCTGCCGCCCATGATCCAATCCGTTCCGCTGGCGCCGGAGATGCCGCCCGTGACGGTGGACGATTGCATTCTGGACGAGGGAGTGTTTGCCGAGCTGTCGAGCATAATCGGCGAGGGCAAGGCCAAGAATCTCGCGCAAAAATTCGCCGCCGACCTCGCCCGCCGCTTCGTCGACGTCACGAACCAAAAGGTCATCCGGAATGATGCTCATACGATCGCTTCTTCAGCAGGCGCATTGGGGTTCAGGAATCTATCGGCCTGCGCAAGACGATTGGAATATGCCTGCGACGGCCAAAGCGACTTGGCGGGACAGATGGAAGAACTGCAGGACTGGCGCCGGCGGGTGGGGGAATTCATCGGCGAACGGTTTAGCGCCTAG
- a CDS encoding GGDEF domain-containing protein — MARDRDAKRERAEYQRLIRTSGIDPATGLQSRANLEERLARIVSLPARSRSSYGVIAIELTNLDEVVARFGLSVGDNLLRTFSEHLRDVARNTDTVGRYSENIFLVIAEIGGDPVVLKNLLARLLHTLSFRLETKATSIAISVRVGSVLCHEVHRDGVVTSADLVAAAIAELSSEVSRAREAEATDGSSAAAASMAAVTDAQNAGTGLRTVDRRKEPRKRVLKRGQIVSASLGVVVDCTVRNVSARGAALRIDAPFAVPTEFDLVIPGDGTRRCVRLRWQVGTDLGVDYVDR, encoded by the coding sequence GTGGCGAGGGATCGCGACGCCAAGCGCGAACGGGCCGAGTATCAGCGGCTCATTCGGACGTCCGGCATCGATCCGGCAACTGGCTTGCAGAGCCGGGCGAACCTGGAGGAGCGGCTCGCCCGCATCGTCTCGCTGCCTGCCCGCAGTCGATCGTCCTACGGGGTTATCGCGATCGAACTGACCAATCTCGATGAAGTCGTCGCGAGATTCGGGTTGAGCGTGGGAGACAATCTGCTCCGAACATTCTCCGAACACCTCCGCGACGTCGCCCGGAACACCGATACCGTTGGTCGCTATTCCGAGAACATCTTTCTCGTGATTGCCGAAATCGGCGGCGACCCGGTCGTGCTCAAGAATTTGCTTGCAAGGCTGCTCCATACGCTGTCGTTTCGGTTGGAGACGAAGGCGACAAGCATCGCGATTTCCGTTCGTGTTGGGAGCGTACTCTGTCATGAGGTGCATCGGGATGGCGTGGTCACCTCCGCCGACCTCGTCGCAGCGGCGATTGCTGAACTGTCGTCGGAGGTGTCCCGTGCGCGGGAAGCCGAAGCCACGGATGGATCGTCGGCCGCTGCCGCGAGCATGGCAGCCGTGACCGACGCTCAAAATGCCGGCACGGGTCTCCGCACCGTCGACCGCCGCAAGGAGCCTCGGAAGCGTGTATTGAAGCGCGGACAGATCGTTTCTGCCTCTCTTGGAGTGGTCGTGGATTGCACGGTGAGGAACGTGTCCGCGCGCGGTGCGGCCTTGCGAATCGATGCACCGTTTGCGGTTCCAACTGAGTTCGACCTCGTGATTCCCGGCGACGGAACGAGGCGCTGCGTCCGGCTTCGGTGGCAGGTCGGCACCGACCTCGGTGTCGACTACGTCGATCGGTGA
- a CDS encoding diguanylate cyclase, whose protein sequence is MTGQITPPKIERDSTRQAPELPPIPTICVFEPDSPVDSVASAVEQLNYTALRFSNIECARSLSESQHVEAAIVSDELPQAIEICMSIPAGIPKILVASEPSLEFSIAAARADVAGMVRRPVQQIELADWLKLFIAERSIVAASVLIVDDEPIIAELHASILSSSGLTVNVATTPAEALTSIESNPPDLILMDVQMPEVDGIELAKIIRQTRHRLSVPIAFLSGEQKEDRQLEARRFGGDIFIKKPIDPKPLVSLVRLRADRSRVLRSLIERDSLTGLYNHGQFKERLIQEFNRSNRTRSPLSLVMIDIDHFKSVNDQFGHPVGDRVIRGVASLLTSRLRTTDIIGRYGGEEFSVLLLDTPVDAATEVIDNLRKMMCATPFDIGGRSLPVSFSAGVAAAANSATHVEWIAAADRYLYDAKRAGRNRVVAERDLAATSAGACRGGSTWTQS, encoded by the coding sequence ATGACCGGTCAGATCACCCCTCCCAAGATCGAGCGCGACTCGACGAGACAGGCACCAGAGTTGCCACCCATTCCGACGATCTGCGTGTTCGAACCCGATTCCCCCGTGGATTCCGTCGCATCGGCCGTCGAGCAACTGAACTATACGGCCCTGCGGTTCAGCAACATCGAATGCGCCCGTTCGCTATCGGAAAGCCAGCACGTCGAGGCCGCGATCGTCAGCGACGAACTCCCGCAGGCAATCGAGATCTGCATGTCGATCCCCGCTGGCATTCCGAAGATTCTGGTTGCATCCGAGCCATCGCTGGAGTTCAGCATCGCCGCTGCGCGCGCCGATGTTGCCGGGATGGTTCGACGCCCCGTCCAGCAGATCGAACTTGCCGACTGGCTGAAATTGTTCATTGCCGAGCGGAGTATCGTTGCCGCCTCCGTCCTGATCGTCGACGATGAACCGATCATCGCAGAACTGCATGCCTCGATCCTGTCCTCGTCCGGCTTGACCGTCAACGTCGCGACCACGCCGGCCGAAGCGCTCACTTCAATCGAAAGCAATCCTCCCGACCTCATACTGATGGATGTCCAGATGCCGGAGGTCGACGGGATCGAACTGGCGAAAATCATCCGACAGACACGGCATCGCCTCAGCGTGCCGATCGCGTTTCTCTCCGGGGAACAGAAGGAGGATCGCCAATTGGAGGCGCGTCGCTTCGGTGGAGATATCTTCATCAAGAAGCCGATCGATCCCAAACCCTTGGTCTCGCTGGTCCGGCTGCGAGCAGATCGCTCCAGAGTGCTGCGCTCCTTGATCGAGCGAGACAGCCTCACCGGTCTCTACAATCACGGACAGTTCAAGGAGCGTCTGATCCAGGAGTTCAATCGCAGCAATCGAACCAGAAGTCCGTTGAGTCTCGTCATGATCGATATCGATCATTTCAAGAGCGTGAACGACCAATTCGGTCACCCGGTTGGTGATCGGGTCATCCGCGGAGTGGCCAGCCTGCTGACGAGCAGGTTGCGAACCACGGACATCATCGGGCGCTATGGTGGGGAGGAATTCAGCGTTCTGCTCCTCGACACCCCCGTCGACGCAGCGACAGAGGTCATCGACAATCTGAGAAAAATGATGTGCGCGACACCCTTCGATATTGGCGGCCGATCGCTTCCGGTCTCGTTCAGCGCTGGTGTTGCAGCCGCCGCCAACAGCGCGACCCATGTCGAATGGATCGCTGCGGCCGATCGGTATCTTTACGATGCGAAACGCGCGGGTCGCAACCGGGTTGTCGCCGAACGCGATTTGGCGGCAACGTCCGCAGGCGCTTGCCGGGGAGGTTCGACGTGGACCCAGTCATGA
- a CDS encoding IS66 family transposase — MNADCDAGPDDVVALKQALAAERAKGLEVAAELAAARAKASEDEALIASQKLQIAKLRHQIYGQRSERSSRLLEQLALTFEEQEAGATEDELAAERAAAKTSTVRAFTRKRTERQTFPEHLPRERVVIEPPTACECCGSNRLRKLGEDVTRTLEVVPRQWKVIETVREKFSCRDCEKISQVPAPFHAVARGWAGPSLLAMIMFEKFGQHQPLNRQAERYALEGVPIALSTMADAVGSVCASLDPLLRLVEAHVMTAERLHADDTTVPVLAKGKTDTGRCWIYVRDDRPFGGADPPAAMFYYSRDRKGEHPQAHLARYAGILQADAYDGYNQLYLAGRGPGPIREASCWAHARRPFFAMADLEENARRKAAGKKEIPLSPIAIEVVRRIDALFEIERSINGKSAQERLEARQTLSRPLTEDLRLYMQEQLAKLARGHDLAKAFNYVLKRWPSFTLFLDDGRVCLSNNAAERGLRGIALGRKSWLFCGSDRGGRRAAAMYSLIVTAKMNGIDPQAWLTDVIDRIAAHPSQRLDELLPWNWTPQAAALSTRAA, encoded by the coding sequence ATGAACGCCGATTGCGATGCTGGACCGGATGACGTCGTCGCCCTGAAACAGGCGCTGGCGGCCGAGCGCGCGAAGGGATTGGAGGTCGCTGCCGAGCTTGCGGCTGCCCGAGCCAAGGCATCGGAAGACGAAGCCCTGATCGCGTCCCAGAAGCTGCAGATCGCCAAGCTGAGGCATCAGATCTACGGGCAGCGGTCGGAGCGTTCATCACGCCTGCTCGAACAACTGGCGCTGACGTTCGAAGAGCAGGAAGCTGGCGCCACCGAGGACGAGCTTGCGGCGGAACGCGCCGCGGCGAAGACCAGCACGGTCCGCGCCTTCACGCGCAAGCGCACCGAGCGACAAACCTTCCCCGAACATCTGCCCCGCGAGCGGGTGGTGATCGAGCCGCCGACGGCTTGCGAATGCTGCGGCAGCAATCGCCTGCGCAAGCTCGGCGAGGACGTGACGCGGACGCTGGAGGTGGTGCCGCGCCAATGGAAGGTGATCGAGACGGTGCGGGAGAAGTTCTCCTGCCGGGACTGCGAGAAGATCAGCCAGGTGCCGGCGCCGTTCCATGCCGTGGCGCGAGGATGGGCCGGGCCGAGCCTGCTGGCGATGATCATGTTCGAGAAGTTCGGTCAGCATCAGCCCTTGAACCGCCAGGCCGAGCGCTATGCGCTGGAGGGCGTGCCGATAGCGCTCTCGACCATGGCGGATGCCGTGGGGTCGGTCTGTGCGTCGCTGGACCCGCTGCTGCGCCTGGTTGAAGCGCATGTCATGACGGCCGAGCGCCTTCATGCCGACGATACGACCGTGCCGGTGCTGGCCAAGGGAAAGACTGACACGGGGCGGTGCTGGATCTATGTCCGGGACGACCGGCCGTTCGGTGGTGCGGACCCGCCGGCAGCGATGTTCTACTACTCGCGCGATCGCAAGGGCGAGCATCCGCAGGCGCATCTGGCGCGGTATGCCGGCATCCTGCAGGCCGACGCCTATGACGGCTATAACCAGCTCTATCTGGCTGGACGCGGCCCTGGACCGATCCGCGAGGCGTCGTGCTGGGCGCATGCGCGGCGCCCGTTCTTTGCCATGGCCGATCTGGAGGAGAATGCGCGCCGCAAGGCTGCGGGCAAGAAGGAGATCCCGCTTTCTCCGATCGCAATCGAGGTCGTGCGCCGGATCGATGCGTTGTTCGAGATCGAGCGTTCCATCAATGGCAAAAGCGCGCAGGAGCGTCTCGAAGCACGGCAGACGCTCAGTCGGCCTTTGACCGAAGACCTGCGGCTCTACATGCAAGAGCAACTCGCCAAGCTCGCCCGGGGGCACGACCTTGCCAAGGCATTCAATTACGTGCTGAAGCGATGGCCGAGCTTCACGCTGTTCCTCGATGACGGTCGTGTGTGCCTCTCCAACAATGCCGCCGAGCGCGGTCTGCGAGGCATCGCCCTAGGTCGAAAATCCTGGCTCTTCTGCGGGTCTGATCGCGGCGGCCGGCGCGCAGCTGCGATGTACAGCCTGATCGTCACCGCCAAAATGAACGGGATCGATCCGCAAGCCTGGCTGACCGATGTCATTGACCGGATTGCCGCTCACCCGTCCCAACGGCTCGACGAACTGCTGCCCTGGAACTGGACGCCTCAGGCCGCAGCGCTCTCCACCCGAGCAGCATGA